Proteins encoded in a region of the Pseudomonas sp. PDNC002 genome:
- the hslO gene encoding Hsp33 family molecular chaperone HslO: MSQIDQSQRFLFDNTDVRGELVELDRSYAEVLAKHPYPQPVAQLLGEMLAAAALLCGTLKFDGLLVLQARSSGAVPLLMVECSSNREVRGLARYDAEAIGDSAGLADLMPHGVLTLTVDPKNGKRYQGIVPLEGATLADCLSTYFATSEQLPTRFWLNADSRRARGLLLQQLPADRQRDTESREASWQHVATLADTLTAEELLGLDNATVLHRLYHEDDVRLFDPQPLVFRCSCSRERSANALVSLGHEDAERLLDEQGGEVVIDCQFCNQRYRFDGSDVAQLFSGGGSTTPSETRH; this comes from the coding sequence ATGTCCCAAATCGATCAAAGTCAGCGTTTCCTGTTCGACAACACCGACGTTCGCGGTGAGCTGGTGGAGCTGGATCGCAGCTACGCCGAAGTGCTGGCCAAGCACCCCTATCCGCAGCCGGTCGCCCAACTGCTTGGCGAAATGCTAGCTGCCGCCGCGCTGCTGTGCGGCACCCTGAAGTTCGACGGCCTGCTGGTGTTGCAGGCACGTTCCAGCGGCGCCGTGCCGTTGCTGATGGTGGAGTGCTCCAGCAACCGCGAAGTGCGCGGCCTGGCCCGCTACGATGCCGAGGCCATCGGCGATTCCGCCGGCCTCGCGGACCTGATGCCCCATGGCGTGCTGACCCTCACCGTCGATCCGAAGAACGGCAAGCGCTACCAGGGCATCGTGCCGCTGGAGGGTGCGACCCTGGCCGACTGCCTGTCGACCTACTTCGCCACCTCCGAGCAGTTGCCGACCCGCTTCTGGCTCAACGCCGACAGCCGCCGCGCCCGTGGCCTGCTGCTGCAACAACTGCCGGCCGACCGCCAGCGCGACACCGAGTCGCGGGAAGCCAGCTGGCAGCACGTCGCCACCCTGGCCGACACCCTCACCGCCGAGGAACTGCTGGGCCTGGACAACGCCACCGTGCTGCATCGCCTCTATCACGAAGACGACGTGCGCCTGTTCGATCCGCAGCCGCTGGTGTTCCGTTGCAGCTGCTCGCGGGAACGCTCGGCCAACGCGCTGGTCAGTCTTGGACACGAGGACGCCGAGCGTCTGCTGGATGAGCAAGGTGGCGAAGTCGTGATCGACTGCCAGTTCTGCAACCAGCGCTACCGTTTCGACGGTTCGGACGTTGCCCAATTGTTTTCGGGCGGTGGTAGCACCACACCGTCAGAAACCCGCCATTGA
- a CDS encoding phosphatase PAP2 family protein, which produces MDKTTPFQATWSWKPFIACHLMALVLLLLWLWEPTRAAMNLFDFSLFSLLNQPLATNEAWRMSWAVASTRPFDLLVGVILLCLLIRGDWIFKATQARAATFGFLCAAVVLVIVRILYAKVAHKLGWQHASISAIAPDAVRLEDFFPQWEDTPFEVKDESARSFPGDHASVLLIWALFLTLFARTALQWVVIWGLALLFMLPRLVAGAHWGQDDYIGGVQMALVALAWSCFTPFAAKGSAALVRWTDPLFRLAAKIPLLNRLSVVTA; this is translated from the coding sequence ATGGACAAAACCACGCCGTTCCAAGCCACCTGGTCCTGGAAGCCCTTCATCGCCTGTCATCTGATGGCGCTCGTCCTGCTCCTGCTGTGGCTCTGGGAGCCCACTCGCGCGGCGATGAACCTGTTCGATTTCAGCCTGTTCAGCCTGCTCAACCAGCCATTGGCGACCAACGAAGCCTGGCGCATGAGCTGGGCGGTGGCGAGCACCCGTCCGTTCGACCTGCTGGTGGGCGTGATCCTGCTCTGCCTGCTGATTCGCGGCGACTGGATCTTCAAGGCCACCCAGGCCCGCGCCGCCACTTTCGGCTTCCTTTGCGCGGCCGTGGTGCTGGTGATCGTGCGCATCCTGTACGCCAAGGTCGCCCACAAGCTGGGCTGGCAGCACGCGAGCATTTCCGCCATCGCGCCGGACGCGGTGCGCCTGGAGGACTTCTTCCCGCAGTGGGAAGACACTCCCTTCGAAGTGAAAGACGAATCGGCCCGCAGCTTCCCCGGCGACCACGCCTCGGTGCTGCTGATCTGGGCGCTGTTCCTCACCCTGTTCGCCCGCACCGCCCTGCAATGGGTGGTGATTTGGGGCCTGGCGCTGCTATTCATGCTGCCGCGTTTGGTGGCCGGCGCCCATTGGGGCCAGGACGACTATATCGGCGGCGTGCAGATGGCGCTGGTGGCCCTGGCCTGGAGCTGCTTCACGCCGTTCGCCGCCAAAGGCAGTGCGGCGCTGGTGCGCTGGACCGATCCGCTGTTCCGCCTGGCGGCGAAAATCCCGCTGCTCAACCGGCTGAGCGTCGTCACGGCCTGA
- a CDS encoding S4 domain-containing protein has translation MSEKDDDKVRLDKWLWAARFYKTRSLAKEAIDGGKVHCRGERCKPGKEPKVGDEYVIRTGFDERTVVVKALSMVRRGAPEAQLLYEETADSVKRREDASAMRKAGALGVQTDGRPTKKQRRQLFSFRDQE, from the coding sequence GTGAGCGAGAAAGACGACGACAAGGTCCGCCTGGACAAGTGGCTGTGGGCGGCGCGCTTCTACAAGACCCGCTCCCTGGCCAAGGAAGCCATCGACGGCGGCAAGGTGCATTGCCGGGGCGAGCGCTGCAAACCGGGCAAGGAGCCCAAGGTTGGCGACGAATACGTGATCCGCACCGGCTTCGACGAGCGCACCGTGGTGGTGAAGGCGCTATCGATGGTGCGTCGTGGCGCGCCGGAAGCGCAGCTTCTTTATGAGGAGACCGCCGACAGTGTGAAGCGCCGCGAGGACGCCTCGGCGATGCGCAAGGCGGGCGCGCTGGGCGTGCAGACAGACGGGCGACCCACCAAGAAGCAGCGCCGCCAACTGTTCAGCTTCCGCGATCAGGAGTGA
- a CDS encoding ATP-dependent zinc protease: MREWIALPELGMVGLRAKIDTGASTSTLHASDIVPFQRGGQDWVRFIAHLGTQVQRRHRCEAPVVTMKTIKSSNGQAQTRYVIRTLLALGDRAWSVEFTLACRKTMRYRVLLGSKALVHGQLVVNPGLTYVQDKPLIMVPATLPGDQ; this comes from the coding sequence CTGCGCGAATGGATCGCCCTGCCCGAACTGGGCATGGTCGGCCTGCGTGCGAAGATCGACACCGGCGCCAGCACTTCCACCCTGCATGCCAGCGACATCGTGCCGTTCCAGCGCGGCGGCCAGGACTGGGTGCGCTTCATCGCCCACCTGGGCACCCAGGTGCAGCGTCGCCACCGCTGCGAGGCACCGGTGGTGACGATGAAGACCATCAAGAGCTCCAACGGCCAGGCCCAGACCCGCTATGTGATCCGCACCCTGCTGGCCCTGGGTGATCGCGCCTGGTCGGTGGAGTTCACCCTGGCCTGCCGCAAGACCATGCGCTACCGCGTGCTGCTAGGCTCCAAGGCGCTGGTCCATGGCCAACTGGTGGTCAACCCGGGCCTGACCTACGTACAAGACAAACCCCTCATCATGGTTCCCGCCACCCTTCCAGGTGATCAATGA
- the rimK gene encoding 30S ribosomal protein S6--L-glutamate ligase translates to MKIAVLSRNPRLYSTRRLVEAGQQRGHEMVVIDTLRAYMNIASHKPQIHYRGQSLEGFDAVIPRIGASVTFYGCAVLRQFEMMGVFPLNESVAIARSRDKLRSLQLLSRKGIGLPVTGFAHSPDDVPDLIQMVGGAPLVIKLLEGTQGIGVVLCETEKAAESVLEAFMGLKHNIMVQEYIKEAGGADIRCFVVGDKVIASMKRQAAAGEFRSNLHRGGSASLIKITPEERMTAVRAAKVMGLHVAGVDILRSNHGPLVMEVNSSPGLEGIETTTGKDIAGVIIEYLEKNGGPHLARTKGKG, encoded by the coding sequence ATGAAAATTGCTGTGCTGTCGCGCAATCCGCGCCTGTATTCCACCCGTCGGCTGGTGGAGGCCGGGCAGCAACGCGGCCACGAGATGGTGGTGATCGACACCCTCCGCGCCTACATGAACATCGCCAGCCACAAGCCGCAGATCCACTACCGCGGGCAGTCGCTGGAAGGCTTCGACGCGGTAATCCCGCGCATCGGCGCCTCGGTGACCTTTTATGGCTGCGCCGTCCTGCGCCAGTTCGAGATGATGGGGGTATTCCCGCTCAACGAATCGGTGGCCATCGCCCGCTCCCGCGACAAGCTGCGCTCGCTGCAGCTGCTCTCGCGCAAGGGCATCGGCCTGCCGGTGACCGGTTTCGCCCACTCTCCCGATGACGTGCCGGACCTGATCCAGATGGTTGGCGGCGCACCGCTGGTGATCAAACTGCTGGAAGGCACCCAGGGCATCGGCGTGGTGCTGTGCGAGACCGAGAAGGCCGCCGAGTCCGTGCTGGAGGCCTTCATGGGGCTCAAGCACAACATCATGGTGCAGGAGTACATCAAGGAAGCCGGCGGCGCCGACATCCGCTGCTTCGTGGTGGGCGACAAGGTGATCGCCTCGATGAAGCGCCAGGCGGCGGCCGGCGAGTTCCGCTCCAACCTGCACCGCGGCGGCAGCGCCAGCCTGATCAAGATCACCCCGGAGGAGCGCATGACCGCCGTCCGCGCCGCCAAGGTGATGGGCCTGCACGTGGCCGGCGTGGACATCCTGCGCTCCAACCACGGGCCACTGGTAATGGAGGTGAACTCCTCCCCGGGCCTGGAGGGCATCGAGACCACCACCGGCAAGGACATCGCCGGAGTGATCATCGAGTACCTGGAGAAGAATGGCGGGCCGCATCTGGCGCGGACCAAGGGCAAGGGGTGA
- a CDS encoding LD-carboxypeptidase gives MPASRPHAELKWSPIEGRVALVAPASAIAEEVLEATLRQLEVQGIDYHLGEHADARYRYLAGTPERRLEDFHAAFELEDVSAVWCLRGGYGCGQLVPQLDWQRIKAASPRPLIGFSDISILLSAFHQQGLPAIHGMVATGLGLQPLSAPNEQRERLASLASISHVLAGGPGKLAAQHLAGPKLAVEGELIGGNLTALACMAGTVGALYVPDGAILILEDVGEPYYRIERSLWQLLNSLNGARLGAICLGTFTDCPRKGVAHSLEEIFAEYAAQLGVPLYHGLPSGHGAHNRAWPYGRQAVLEGKALRWD, from the coding sequence ATGCCCGCTTCCCGCCCCCACGCCGAACTCAAATGGTCGCCCATCGAAGGCCGCGTCGCGCTGGTTGCGCCGGCTTCCGCCATCGCCGAGGAAGTGCTGGAAGCGACTCTGCGCCAGTTGGAAGTCCAGGGCATCGACTACCACCTGGGTGAACACGCCGACGCACGCTACCGCTACCTGGCCGGCACGCCGGAGCGGCGCCTGGAAGACTTCCACGCCGCCTTCGAACTGGAAGACGTCAGCGCCGTCTGGTGCCTGCGCGGCGGTTACGGTTGTGGACAACTCGTTCCGCAGCTGGACTGGCAGCGCATCAAGGCCGCCTCACCACGCCCGCTGATTGGCTTTTCGGACATTTCCATCCTGCTCAGCGCCTTCCATCAGCAGGGTCTGCCGGCGATCCACGGCATGGTCGCCACCGGGCTCGGCCTGCAGCCGCTGAGCGCCCCCAACGAGCAGCGCGAACGCCTGGCGTCGCTGGCCTCGATCAGCCATGTGCTGGCGGGCGGCCCCGGCAAGCTGGCGGCTCAGCACCTCGCCGGACCGAAGCTCGCCGTAGAAGGCGAATTGATCGGCGGCAACCTCACCGCGCTGGCCTGCATGGCCGGCACCGTAGGCGCGCTGTATGTGCCCGACGGTGCGATCCTGATCCTCGAAGACGTCGGCGAGCCCTACTACCGCATCGAGCGCAGCCTCTGGCAGTTACTCAACAGCCTGAATGGCGCGCGCCTGGGCGCGATCTGCCTCGGCACCTTCACCGACTGCCCGCGCAAGGGCGTGGCCCACAGCCTGGAAGAAATCTTCGCCGAGTACGCCGCGCAACTGGGCGTCCCGCTCTACCACGGCCTGCCCAGCGGCCACGGCGCGCACAACCGCGCCTGGCCCTATGGGCGCCAGGCGGTACTGGAAGGAAAGGCCCTGCGCTGGGATTAG
- a CDS encoding ATP-binding protein, whose translation MKTPLWFPQSFFARTLWLVLIVVLFSKALTLVYLLMNEDMLVDRQYSHGAALTVRAYWAADEKSREAIAESAGLKWAPHEQGQPEEVHWPYTEIFQRQMRMELGIDTETRLRIHHPSMLWVRAPTLGDGWIGVPLYPHPLRGQQIWSVLGWFLGIGLLSTAAAWIFVRLLSQPLKRLVFASREFGKGRSVRLPLGAETPSEMAEVYRAFNQMADDVEQAGRERELMLAGVSHDLRTPLTRLRLSLELMPESDREMVEDMVRDIEDMDAILDQFLAFIRDGRDEPVEEGDLADLIREVADAFNQNGNRVRLCLETLPLFRFRRVSIKRLLGNLIENGLNHGGGKVEVAAHVAGGGGAPYVVLSVLDRGAGVDPQELENIFNPFFRGDKARGGKGTGLGLAIVKRIAEQHGGSIELRNREGGGVEARVCLPLGLLLPRDAH comes from the coding sequence TTGAAAACACCCCTCTGGTTCCCGCAAAGCTTCTTCGCCCGCACTCTGTGGCTGGTGCTCATCGTCGTGCTGTTTTCCAAGGCGCTGACCCTGGTCTACCTGCTGATGAACGAAGACATGCTGGTCGACCGCCAGTACAGCCACGGCGCGGCGCTGACCGTGCGCGCCTACTGGGCGGCGGACGAGAAATCGCGCGAAGCCATTGCCGAGTCCGCCGGGTTGAAGTGGGCGCCCCATGAACAGGGGCAGCCGGAGGAAGTGCACTGGCCCTACACCGAAATCTTCCAGCGGCAGATGCGCATGGAGCTGGGCATCGACACCGAAACCCGCCTGCGCATCCATCATCCGTCGATGCTCTGGGTGCGCGCACCGACCCTGGGTGACGGCTGGATCGGCGTACCGCTCTACCCGCACCCGCTGCGCGGCCAGCAGATCTGGAGCGTGCTGGGCTGGTTCCTCGGCATCGGCCTGTTGTCCACGGCTGCCGCCTGGATCTTCGTGCGCCTGCTCAGCCAGCCGCTCAAGCGCCTGGTGTTCGCCTCCCGCGAGTTCGGCAAGGGACGCAGCGTGCGCCTGCCGCTGGGGGCGGAAACCCCCAGCGAGATGGCCGAGGTGTACCGCGCGTTCAACCAGATGGCCGACGATGTCGAGCAGGCCGGGCGTGAGCGCGAGCTGATGCTGGCGGGTGTCTCCCACGACTTGCGTACGCCGCTGACGCGCCTGCGCCTGTCACTGGAACTGATGCCGGAAAGCGACCGCGAGATGGTCGAGGACATGGTTCGCGACATCGAGGACATGGACGCGATCCTCGATCAGTTCCTCGCCTTCATCCGCGATGGCCGTGACGAGCCGGTAGAAGAGGGTGACCTGGCCGACCTGATCCGCGAAGTGGCCGATGCCTTCAACCAGAATGGCAACCGCGTACGCCTGTGCCTGGAGACGTTGCCGCTGTTCCGCTTCCGCCGCGTATCGATCAAGCGCCTGCTCGGCAACCTGATCGAGAATGGCCTGAACCATGGTGGCGGCAAGGTCGAGGTGGCGGCCCACGTGGCGGGTGGCGGCGGTGCACCCTACGTGGTGCTCAGCGTGCTGGACCGTGGCGCGGGCGTCGATCCGCAGGAGCTGGAGAATATCTTCAACCCCTTCTTCCGCGGCGACAAAGCGCGCGGCGGCAAGGGCACCGGCCTGGGCCTGGCCATCGTCAAGCGCATCGCCGAACAGCACGGCGGCAGCATCGAGCTGCGCAACCGCGAGGGTGGTGGCGTGGAAGCGCGTGTCTGCCTGCCGCTGGGCCTGCTGCTGCCGCGCGACGCGCATTAA
- the ompR gene encoding two-component system response regulator OmpR, protein MSNAATLPEGEKILVVDDDARLRRLLERFLDEQGYRVRAVENTEQMDRLLARELFQLVVLDLMMPGEDGLSACKRLRESNNQIPIIMLTAKGDETSRISGLEQGADDYLAKPFNPRELLARIKAVLRRQAPLVPGAPAGEDEIVTFGDYELHLATRELKKGEEVHMLTTGEFAVLKALVQHAREPLTRDKLMNLARGREWDALERSIDVQISRLRRLIEPDPSKPRYIQTVWGVGYVFVPDGAARK, encoded by the coding sequence ATGAGCAACGCTGCCACCCTGCCGGAAGGCGAAAAGATCCTCGTGGTCGATGACGACGCGCGCCTGCGCCGTCTGCTGGAACGCTTCCTCGATGAGCAGGGTTACCGTGTCCGCGCCGTCGAAAACACCGAGCAGATGGACCGCCTGCTGGCCCGCGAGCTGTTCCAGCTGGTGGTGCTGGACCTGATGATGCCCGGCGAGGATGGCCTCTCCGCGTGCAAGCGCCTGCGCGAGTCGAACAACCAGATCCCGATCATCATGCTCACCGCCAAGGGCGACGAGACCAGCCGCATCTCGGGCCTGGAGCAGGGCGCCGACGACTACCTGGCCAAGCCGTTCAACCCGCGCGAATTGCTGGCGCGGATCAAGGCCGTGCTGCGCCGCCAGGCGCCGCTGGTGCCCGGCGCGCCGGCGGGCGAGGACGAGATCGTCACCTTCGGCGACTACGAACTGCACCTGGCGACCCGCGAGCTGAAGAAGGGCGAGGAAGTGCACATGCTCACCACCGGTGAGTTCGCCGTACTCAAGGCCCTGGTGCAGCACGCACGCGAGCCGCTGACCCGCGACAAGCTGATGAACCTGGCCCGTGGCCGCGAGTGGGACGCCCTGGAGCGCTCCATCGACGTGCAGATTTCCCGCCTGCGCCGGCTGATCGAGCCCGACCCGTCGAAGCCGCGCTACATCCAGACCGTCTGGGGCGTGGGCTACGTATTCGTGCCGGATGGCGCCGCGCGTAAGTGA
- a CDS encoding Tex family protein, with product MDSINTRIAEELSALPSGRVQPQQVAAAVALLDEGSTVPFIARYRKEVTGSLDDTQLRMLEERLRYLRELDERRGAILASIEEQGKLTPELAREINLADTKTRLEDLYLPYKQKRRTKGQIALEAGLGELADALFADPSLTPETEAARFVDAEKGFADTKAVLEGAKYILMERFAEDATLLDRLRSFLKDNATLTARMVPGKETEGAKFSDYFEHDEPLKNAPSHRALAIFRGRNEGILSVALKVGEELPGTSHPCEIMIGERFGIASQGRAADKWLSEVVRWTWKVKLYTHLETDLLGELREGADLEAINVFARNLHDLLLAAPAGPRATLGLDPGLRTGVKVAVVDATGKLLDTATVYPHVPKNQWDQTIAVLAALCAKHQVELIAIGNGTASRETDKLAAELIKKYPALKCTKIMVSEAGASVYSASELAAREFPELDVSLRGAVSIARRLQDPLAELVKIEPKSIGVGQYQHDVSQLQLARSLDAVVEDCVNAVGVDVNTASAALLARISGLNSTLAQNIVAHRDANGAFKTRDDLRKVSRLGDKTFEQAAGFLRVMNGDNPLDASAVHPETYPLVQRIAADTGRDVRSLVGDSGFLKRLDPKKFTDEQFGLPTVTDILKELDKPGRDPRPEFKTAEFQEGVESLKDLTPGMVLEGVVTNVTNFGAFVDIGVHQDGLVHISALSEKFVKDPYEVVKAGDIVKVKVMEVDIPRNRVGLSMRMSDTPGEKVDGPRGGGRPGNGAPRGERSAPRQQEKAPSNNAMASLFANAKQLKKK from the coding sequence ATGGACAGCATCAACACCCGTATCGCCGAAGAGCTTTCCGCACTGCCCTCCGGCCGCGTTCAACCGCAGCAAGTCGCCGCTGCCGTCGCCCTGCTCGACGAAGGCTCCACCGTCCCCTTCATCGCCCGCTACCGGAAAGAAGTCACCGGCAGCCTGGATGACACCCAGCTGCGCATGCTCGAAGAGCGCCTGCGCTACCTGCGCGAACTGGACGAGCGCCGTGGCGCGATCCTCGCCAGCATCGAGGAGCAGGGCAAGCTGACCCCGGAACTGGCCCGCGAGATCAACCTCGCCGACACCAAGACCCGCCTCGAAGACCTCTACCTGCCGTATAAGCAGAAGCGCCGCACCAAGGGCCAGATCGCCCTGGAAGCCGGCCTGGGCGAACTGGCCGACGCGCTGTTCGCCGACCCGAGCCTGACCCCGGAAACCGAAGCCGCGCGCTTCGTCGATGCCGAGAAGGGCTTCGCCGACACCAAGGCCGTGCTCGAAGGCGCCAAGTACATCCTCATGGAACGCTTCGCCGAGGACGCCACGTTGCTCGACCGCCTGCGCAGCTTCCTCAAGGACAACGCCACCCTCACCGCGCGCATGGTGCCGGGCAAGGAAACCGAAGGCGCCAAGTTCAGCGACTACTTCGAGCACGACGAGCCGCTGAAGAACGCGCCGTCGCACCGCGCCCTGGCGATCTTCCGTGGTCGCAACGAAGGCATTCTGAGCGTCGCCCTGAAAGTCGGCGAAGAGCTGCCGGGCACCTCGCACCCTTGCGAAATCATGATTGGCGAGCGCTTCGGCATCGCCAGCCAGGGGCGCGCGGCGGACAAGTGGCTCTCCGAAGTGGTGCGCTGGACCTGGAAGGTCAAGCTCTACACCCACCTGGAAACCGACCTGCTGGGCGAACTGCGCGAAGGCGCCGACCTCGAAGCGATCAACGTCTTCGCCCGTAACCTGCACGACCTGCTGCTGGCCGCACCGGCCGGCCCGCGCGCCACCCTGGGCCTGGACCCGGGCCTGCGCACCGGCGTGAAGGTCGCCGTGGTCGATGCCACCGGCAAGCTGCTGGACACCGCCACCGTGTATCCGCACGTGCCGAAGAACCAGTGGGACCAGACCATCGCCGTGCTCGCCGCGCTGTGCGCCAAGCACCAGGTGGAGCTGATCGCCATCGGCAACGGCACCGCCAGCCGCGAGACCGACAAGCTGGCCGCCGAACTGATCAAGAAATACCCGGCGCTCAAGTGCACCAAGATCATGGTCAGCGAGGCCGGCGCTTCGGTGTACTCGGCCTCCGAACTGGCCGCCAGGGAATTCCCGGAGCTGGACGTGTCGCTGCGCGGCGCCGTCTCCATCGCCCGCCGCCTGCAGGACCCGCTGGCCGAACTGGTGAAGATCGAGCCGAAATCCATCGGCGTTGGCCAGTACCAGCACGACGTCTCCCAACTGCAGCTCGCGCGCAGCCTGGATGCCGTGGTGGAAGACTGCGTGAACGCCGTCGGCGTGGACGTGAATACCGCCTCCGCCGCCCTGCTGGCACGCATCTCCGGCCTGAACAGCACCCTCGCGCAGAACATCGTCGCGCACCGTGATGCCAATGGCGCATTCAAGACCCGCGATGACCTGCGCAAAGTCAGCCGCCTGGGCGACAAGACCTTCGAGCAGGCTGCCGGCTTCCTCCGCGTGATGAACGGCGACAACCCGCTGGACGCCTCCGCGGTGCACCCGGAAACCTACCCGCTGGTGCAGCGCATCGCCGCTGACACCGGCCGCGACGTGCGCTCGCTGGTGGGCGACTCGGGCTTCCTCAAGCGCCTGGACCCGAAGAAGTTCACCGACGAGCAGTTCGGTCTGCCCACCGTCACCGACATCCTCAAGGAACTCGACAAGCCCGGCCGCGACCCACGCCCGGAGTTCAAGACCGCCGAGTTCCAGGAAGGCGTCGAGAGCCTGAAGGACCTCACCCCCGGCATGGTGCTCGAAGGCGTGGTGACCAACGTCACCAACTTCGGCGCCTTCGTTGACATCGGCGTCCACCAGGACGGCCTGGTGCACATCTCCGCGCTGTCGGAGAAGTTCGTCAAGGACCCGTACGAAGTGGTCAAGGCCGGTGACATCGTCAAGGTCAAGGTCATGGAAGTGGACATCCCGCGCAACCGCGTCGGCCTGTCCATGCGCATGAGCGACACCCCCGGCGAGAAGGTCGACGGTCCGCGTGGCGGCGGCCGCCCCGGCAACGGTGCGCCGCGTGGCGAACGCAGCGCCCCGCGCCAGCAGGAGAAGGCCCCGTCGAACAACGCCATGGCTTCGCTGTTCGCCAATGCCAAGCAACTGAAGAAGAAGTAA
- a CDS encoding PaaI family thioesterase: MSEMPARELMISRFSDTLGVQPIRVADGEAEVLLPMAEHLRNRGNVMHGGALFTLMDMTMGLACSSAHGFDRQSVTLECKINYIRAVAEGEVRCVAKVLHAGRRSLVVEADIHQGDKLVAKGQGTFAQL, translated from the coding sequence ATGAGTGAGATGCCCGCCCGCGAGCTGATGATCAGCCGCTTCAGCGACACCCTCGGCGTGCAGCCGATCCGTGTCGCCGACGGCGAAGCCGAGGTGCTGCTGCCGATGGCCGAGCACCTGCGCAATCGCGGCAACGTCATGCACGGCGGCGCGCTCTTCACGCTGATGGACATGACCATGGGCCTGGCCTGTTCCAGCGCCCATGGTTTCGATCGGCAGAGCGTCACCCTGGAATGCAAGATCAACTACATCCGCGCGGTCGCCGAGGGCGAAGTGCGCTGTGTAGCGAAAGTCCTGCATGCCGGGCGGCGTTCGCTGGTGGTCGAGGCCGACATCCACCAGGGCGACAAGCTGGTCGCCAAGGGACAAGGCACCTTCGCCCAGCTGTAA